The following coding sequences lie in one Pan paniscus chromosome X, NHGRI_mPanPan1-v2.0_pri, whole genome shotgun sequence genomic window:
- the LOC117977727 gene encoding rhox homeobox family member 2 yields MNAMVLSLTEEAEEEEEDAQPEPEQGTAAGEKLKSAGAQGGEEKDGGGGEKDGGGAEVPGHLWEGNLEGTSRSDGNVEDSDQSEKEPGQQDSRPQGAVGGLEPGNAFTPLQLQELERIFQCEQFPSEFLRRWLARSMNVTELAVQIWFENRRAKWERHQRASMARNMLPFMAVGQPVMVTAAEAIMAPLFISGMRDGYFWGHSHSSSLCFPMPPFPPPSLPLPLMLLPPMPPAGQAEFGPFPFVIVPSFTFPNV; encoded by the exons ATGAATGCTATGGTGCTGTCGCTTACTGAAGAGGccgaagaggaggaagaggatgcaCAGCCTGAGCCTGAGCAAGGCACAGCAGCAGGAGAAAAGTTAAAGTCGGCAGGAGCCCAAGGCGGAGAAGAAAAAGATGGCGGCGGAGGAGAAAAAGATGGCGGCGGCGCAGAAGTTCCTGGCCACCTATGGGAAGGAAACCTCGAGGGCACCAGCCGCAGCGATGGCAACGTTGAGGACAGCGACCAGAGCGAGAAGGAACCTGGGCAGCAGGATTCGCGCCCACAGGGCGCCGTCGGGGGGCTGGAGCCTGGCAACGCCTTCACCCCATTGCAGCTGCAGGAGCTGGAGCGCATTTTCCAATGCGAGCAGTTCCCCAGTGAGTTCCTGCG AAGGTGGCTGGCAAGAAGCATGAATGTGACTGAACTCGCAGTGCAG ATTTGGTTTGAGAATAGAAGAGCCAAATGGGAGAGACATCAGAGGGCATCAATGGCAAGAAACATGCTGCCCTTCATGGCAGTGGGCCAGCCTGTCATGGTAACCGCAGCTGAGGCCATAATGGCACCCTTGTTCATCAGCGGGATGAGAGATGGTTACTTCTGGGGCCACAGCCATTCCAGCAGCCTGTGTTTCCCCATGCCACCCTTTCCTCCTCCGTCCTTGCCCCTTCCACTCATGCTTCTTCCACCTATGCCACCCGCTGGCCAGGCTGAATTTGGCCCATTCCCTTTTGTTATCGTGCCTTCTTTCACATTCCCCAATGTCTAA